The following DNA comes from candidate division WOR-3 bacterium.
TACGAGATTTCACCTGTACACGGTTCCTGGCCAGGTGTTCTATAATGCTTCTCGTAAACTCATCCTAAAAGGTGTGGATGGCATTGTCTTTGTCGCGGATTCGCAGATCGAACGTTTTGATGAGAACATCGAATCGTTCGATAATCTGAAAGATAATTTGAGAGCACATAATCTTGCTCTTGAAAGAGTGCCGCTGGTCATGCAATACAACAAAAGAGACCTGCCGAACATTACCTCGGTCGAGGAGCTGCAGAGAATATTGAACCCAAGAAATGAATATCGCTACTTTGAAGCGGTAGCCACTCAAGGTATCGGCGTTTTTGAAACCCTCAAGGAAATTTGTAAGCAAGTTCTTAAGACATTGGCTTAAAATGCTCAAGCCCCGGATTGTTTAGGAATTGATTGTGTCGTCGCAAGCGTGCAGTAGATGCCGCCGCATAATCGGGCCCGGTGATTTGTTTTACAGTCTTTTGATAAAGGTTTCTGCAGGGTTTGATGGTGTGATAAACATCAAGGAAGAGAAAATTGACCTTACTGAAGAGTTTGAAAAAGTGAAGTCATATCCCGAGGAACTACTGAATGAAGAGGTGTTTCGAGAATTCAAGTTCATACTGTGTCCCCGGTGTAAGGAGATCTACTGCGCTAATCCTTTGAGTATACCTTTAGGGGATCCTGCGCAGGATAATTAGCATGAATCCAGACGAGGATTAAGTCTCGATGAAATTCATACACCTTCATAATCATACTGAGTACTCCCTGCTTGATGGCGCGATGAGGATCGATCGGTTGACCGAGCGGGCGGCAAGGTATGAGATGCCTGCACTTGCCATCACCGACCATGGGAACATGTTCGGTGCAATCGAATTCTACAAGAGCGCTCGCAAGATGGGGATCAAGCCGATCATCGGGATAGAAACCTATATCGCACCCAGATCACGGCGTGACCAGTCAAGGGATATGCGTGTTCCTGAGAGTTCGTTTCATTTGACCTTGCTTTGCGAGAACGAGGCGGGTTATAAGAATTTGATCAAGCTATCGTCGGCTGCCTACCTGGAGGGGTTCTACTACAAGCCGCGCATCGACAAAGAGTTGCTCTCCCAGCACAGCAAAGGATTGATCGGCATGTCCGGCTGCTTAAAAGGTGAAGTACCTTACCGGATTGCCATGGGGGACCTTGAGGGTGCGCGAAAAGCGCTGGCTGACTATGTCGATATACTCGGTTCTGAGAATTTCCATCTTGAAATGATGCGTTTGGGAATGCGAACCGAGCCAAAGATCCACGGTGAATTGATAAAACTCGCCCATGAATTCGACGTGCCGATCGTTGCCACAAATGATTGCCACTACCTGGATAGTGATGATTACAAAGCACACGATGTATTGTTGTGTATTGGCACAAAGAAGACCCTGTCTGACCGCGAGAGGCTGAAGTTTGAAAGCCATCAGGTTTACTTCAGGTCGCCTCAGGAGATGGCAAAGTTGTTTGATGATCTGCCCGAGGCAATATCGAACACCTCGCTCATTGCGGAAAGATGCAATCTGTTGATCGACACAACGGGCAAGGATGTCAAACTACCCAGTTTCCCAAGACCCGATGCTTTTGAGACTGATTTTGACTATCTCAAGTATTTAACCAAGGAGGGCATTAACCATCGATTCTCCAGGACGACACAGGGCATGCAGGACCGTCTGGATTATGAGCTAAACATCATCAAGAAGATGGGGTTGTCGGGTTATTTTCTTATTGTCCGGGAGATCGTTGAGTTTGCACGCAAACAGGATATTCCGGTCGGCCCGGGTCGGGGTTCTGCAGTCGGAAGCCTTGCGCTATATTCACTTGGCATTACTGATATTGACCCGCTTCAATACAATCTCATTTTCGAGCGATTCCTGAATCCAGAGAGGGTAAGTTTGCCTGATGTGGACGCGGATTTTGGTGACACGAGACGGGACGAAATAATAAATTTTATCAAAGAAAGATATGGCGAAAAGAATGTTACGCAGGTCATCACCTTTGGCACGATGCAGGCAAGGGCCGTTGTCAGGGATGTCGGCCGTGTGCTGGGAATACCGTATAATGAAATAGACAGGCTGGCAAAACTCATCCCCTTCCACTCGAGTATTGATGAAGCGGTCACAACCATTAAGGAACTGGAAATCCTTATCAAGTCCAAGGATGAATACAGTGAGTTAATCGATATCGCCAGGAGATTGGAGGGTCTTGCCAGGCATCCCGCCACTCATGCCGCCGGAGTTGTCATTACTCCCAAGGAGCTGGTAGAGTACGTGCCGCTATTCAAGAGTCCGGAACGGGGTGAAATATCAACTCAATACGCGAAGAATTCTCTTGAGGATATTGGCGTAATAAAGATGGATATACTGGGACTGAGAACCCTTACGGTAATTGACACGACGCTGAAAATGATCGGCCGCCAGGCCGAGGATATACCCATCGATGACAAGGATACTTATGACATGCTCAAGCGTGCCGAAACCGTCGGTGTATTCCAGCTGGAAAGCCAGGGCATGAAGGACATCCTGAGGAATTTCCAGCCCGAGAGATTCGAAGACATCATCGCAGTCATTGCGTTGTACCGTCCGGGACCGATGGCAAATGTGAATCTTCAGCAGATGATCATGAATAAGCAAAAACCTCGAGAGATTGAATATATGCATCCCTGGCTAGAGCCCATTCTCAAGGAAACGTATGGCATGATCGTTTATCAGGAACAGGTCATTCAGATCGCGTCCCGCATTGCAGGATTTTCCCTGGCTGAAGCAGACCTGCTTAGAAGGGCAATGGGTAAGAAAATAGCCGATCTGATGGTGGACAATCGCGAAAAATTCATTGCCGGTGCGGAAAAGAATGGTATTCAAACTGACCTCGCCGATGATATTTTCAAGAAACTCGTGCCTTTTGCTGGATATGGTTTTAACAAATCTCATGCAGCAGCATACGCTGCTCTGGCGAATCAAACGGCATACTTGAAATGCCATTACCCGCTCGAGTTCATGAATGCGTCATTGAACAGCGAGATGAACAACACGAACCGTTTGTGGGTTTTGATACGAGAAGCCCGGAGAATGGGTGTTTCAACCCATCCACCGGACATTAATGCAAGCGATTACGAATTCAAAATCGAAGAAAGCGGGATAAGATATGGCCTTGGTGCTCTAAAAAACCTCGGCCGGCCCATTGTTCAGATAATCTTGGATGAGAGGGAGCGCGGTATCTTCAAATCATTCTTTGATTTTCAGACGCGTACCCGCGGTCTGAACAAGAAATCTCTCGAGTCTTTAATAAAAGCCGGAGCATTCAAGGAATTTGAGTGTGATATAGACAAGCTGCTTGGCATGGCACATAAAAATAAGGATTACGCAGGAACCCAGGGCGGGTTATTTGATGACATGGAGCAAATTGAACCCCAGGTTTCTGAAAAACCTGCGCAGGATAAGGGAATCTACGAAAAAGAAGCGTTCGGCTTCTACTTTACTGAGCACCCCCTGGAAAAATACCAGGAGGAATTTACCGCCCTTAACCTGAAGCCAATCAGTCAGCTGGGCAGTGTGGAAAACGGTGAAGTAATTGCCATTGGCGGTATTCTCAATTCAAAGAAGATAAAGCGGGATAAGAATGGAAGGAACTATGCGATCGTTAACCTGGCAGATCTTGAGAGCGCAATTGACGTGTTCATTTTTTCTGATTATTTTGAACGTTTTTCAGCCCTGCTAAAGGTCGATAACCCTCTTATCATAAAGGGTAGGATATCTGGAGAGGAAGACCGGAAGAGCATAAGAGCCGAGGAGATAGTATCATTGAGAGATGCCAAGAAATACTACAAGAAAATCTTCATTAATGTCAATGAACATAGTGTTGATGACAGCACGCTGAAACAGCTGTGTGATTTGATTAACGGCAATCAGGGGAGCTGTGAAGTCTGGTTTAAGGTAAATAATGATAAAGAATCAAAGAAGTTCAGGTCGCGGACAATGAAGATCAATCCTGATTCAGATGTCCTGACCCGGATCAAGGCTATTCTTGGGGAAGAAGGGATTAAGATCTATGGTAGGATATGATCGATCATTTGAGGAGGATGTATGGCTATATTCCTGATGCTTTTCAGCCTGTATTATGTTGATCAACCCTATCCGCAGTCTCCGATGCATGGGGTTTTCGATATCGAACTGCGGTTTGGTCCGGATGGAGGTCTTCTGGGGTTTTTCAATGTTGGTATTTGGGATAGGATCGGCGTGGGCATTAGCTATGGCGCCTCGAATCTTATCGGCGCCGGTGACCCTGAGTTCTACGACCAGCCTGGCGTTCAAATAAGATTACTCGCAATTG
Coding sequences within:
- a CDS encoding GTPase domain-containing protein, yielding MALINYASREINSKIVFYGPGLGGKTTNIKYVYSKLNPSIKGKLISLATELDRTLFFDFLPVDLGTIKGFNTRFHLYTVPGQVFYNASRKLILKGVDGIVFVADSQIERFDENIESFDNLKDNLRAHNLALERVPLVMQYNKRDLPNITSVEELQRILNPRNEYRYFEAVATQGIGVFETLKEICKQVLKTLA
- the dnaE gene encoding DNA polymerase III subunit alpha, producing MKFIHLHNHTEYSLLDGAMRIDRLTERAARYEMPALAITDHGNMFGAIEFYKSARKMGIKPIIGIETYIAPRSRRDQSRDMRVPESSFHLTLLCENEAGYKNLIKLSSAAYLEGFYYKPRIDKELLSQHSKGLIGMSGCLKGEVPYRIAMGDLEGARKALADYVDILGSENFHLEMMRLGMRTEPKIHGELIKLAHEFDVPIVATNDCHYLDSDDYKAHDVLLCIGTKKTLSDRERLKFESHQVYFRSPQEMAKLFDDLPEAISNTSLIAERCNLLIDTTGKDVKLPSFPRPDAFETDFDYLKYLTKEGINHRFSRTTQGMQDRLDYELNIIKKMGLSGYFLIVREIVEFARKQDIPVGPGRGSAVGSLALYSLGITDIDPLQYNLIFERFLNPERVSLPDVDADFGDTRRDEIINFIKERYGEKNVTQVITFGTMQARAVVRDVGRVLGIPYNEIDRLAKLIPFHSSIDEAVTTIKELEILIKSKDEYSELIDIARRLEGLARHPATHAAGVVITPKELVEYVPLFKSPERGEISTQYAKNSLEDIGVIKMDILGLRTLTVIDTTLKMIGRQAEDIPIDDKDTYDMLKRAETVGVFQLESQGMKDILRNFQPERFEDIIAVIALYRPGPMANVNLQQMIMNKQKPREIEYMHPWLEPILKETYGMIVYQEQVIQIASRIAGFSLAEADLLRRAMGKKIADLMVDNREKFIAGAEKNGIQTDLADDIFKKLVPFAGYGFNKSHAAAYAALANQTAYLKCHYPLEFMNASLNSEMNNTNRLWVLIREARRMGVSTHPPDINASDYEFKIEESGIRYGLGALKNLGRPIVQIILDERERGIFKSFFDFQTRTRGLNKKSLESLIKAGAFKEFECDIDKLLGMAHKNKDYAGTQGGLFDDMEQIEPQVSEKPAQDKGIYEKEAFGFYFTEHPLEKYQEEFTALNLKPISQLGSVENGEVIAIGGILNSKKIKRDKNGRNYAIVNLADLESAIDVFIFSDYFERFSALLKVDNPLIIKGRISGEEDRKSIRAEEIVSLRDAKKYYKKIFINVNEHSVDDSTLKQLCDLINGNQGSCEVWFKVNNDKESKKFRSRTMKINPDSDVLTRIKAILGEEGIKIYGRI